A section of the Triticum dicoccoides isolate Atlit2015 ecotype Zavitan chromosome 7A, WEW_v2.0, whole genome shotgun sequence genome encodes:
- the LOC119329193 gene encoding stromal processing peptidase, chloroplastic-like isoform X1 — MASFPSPSVVAAAAAAPPRLAPGLSLSAAAVHHSSHAFRPRASLALRPSATAAPANPLRCSHRRAVTPRSRRRTQGLGAASASAAGILGEERDGCLSCFPRSRRRGRPGLARFAPCALPHTSGLSLHSQWSGPKTRRSHILRAAGPDEPHVASPTWSETALDKPYDPTVTNGALEDVLDTPLPSHPKLIRGQLKNGLRYLILPNKVPADRFEAHMEVHVGSIDEEEDEQGIAHMIEHVAFLGSKKREKLLGTGARSNAYTDFHHTVFHIHSPTKTKEYGESLLPSVLDALNEIAFHPKFSSSRVEKERRAILSELQMMNTIEYRVDCQLLQYLHSENKLSNRFPIGLEEQILKWDPDKIRRFHERWYYPANATLYLVGEIDDIPRAVREIEAVFEHTLSGNEAAPMSSGSPFGAMASLFAPKLPGGLAASLTGERSPATDKLKPIKRERQAVRPPVEHKWSLPEVDQAAKPPVIFQHELVQSFSINMFCKIPVNQVRTYKDLRSVLMKRIFLSALHFRINTRYKSSNPPFTSVELDHSDSGREGCTVTTLTVTAEPQNWKSAIKVAVHEVRRLKEFGVTMGEMTRYMDALIKDSEQLAMMIDSVPSVDNLDFIMESDALGHTVMDQLQGHDSLLGVAETVTLEEVNTVGAEVLEFISDFGKPSAPLPAAIVACVPKKVHIDGVGESSFEICPEEITESMKAGLEEPIYPEPELEVPKELITQSELEDLKVQHRPSFVPFKEDDVVKVFDNETGITQRRLSNGISVNYKITQNEARVGVMRLIVGGGRATEDSESKGSVIVGVRTLSEGGCVGNFSREQVELFCVNNLINCSLESNEEFIFMEFRFALRDNGMRAAFQLLHMVLEHNVWLEDAFDRAAQLYLSYYRSIPKSLERATAHKLMVAMLNHDERFVEPSPHSLEKLTLQSVKEAVMNQFVGSNMEVSVVGDFTEEEVESCVLDYLGTVSAAKSSNKEEHIEKISFLPSPSDLHFQQVYIKDTDERACAYIAGPAPNRWGFATEGKDLFNDIRSSSADEISAPANSGKTHINVRNHPLFFGIALSLLAEIINSRLFTTVRDSMGLTYDVSFELNLFDKLDLGWYVIAVTSTPSKVHKAVDACKGVLRGLHHNKIVERELDRAKRTLLMKHEAETKTNAYWLGLLAHLQSASVPRKDISCIKELTTLYESATIEDLYLAYEHLKVDDSSLFACIRIAGAESGEEVNDDEPELGLPGMVPMGGRGLSTMTRPTT; from the exons ATGGCCTCCTTCCCCTCCCCCTCCGTCGTCGCCGCGGCAGCGGCCGCGCCCCCGCGCCTCGCCCCGGgcctctccctctccgccgccgcggTGCACCACTCCTCCCACGCCTTCCGCCCGCGCGCCTCCCTCGCCCTGCGCCcctccgccaccgccgcgccgGCCAACCCCCTCCGCTGCTCGCACCGCCGCGCCGTCACGCCCAG GTCGAGGAGGCGGACGCAAGGGCTCGGCGCGGCGTCAGCGTCGGCCGCTGGGATTCTCGGCGAGGAGAGGGACGGGTGCCTCTCGTGCTTCCCGAGGAGCCGGAGGCGGGGGCGGCCGGGGCTCGCCAGGTTCGCGCCCTGCGCGCTCCCGCACACCTCGGGCTTATCGCTGCACAGCCAGTGGAGCGGGCCTAAG ACCAGGCGTAGTCATATATTACGTGCTGCTGGACCTGACGAACCACATGTTGCAAGTCCAACATGGTCTGAGACGGCTCTTGATAAACCTTATGATCCCACGGTTACGAACGGGGCGCTTGAAGATGTCCTGGACACTCCTCTTCCGTCCCATCCAAAGCTAATACGTGGTCAATTGAAGAATGGCCTCAGATATCTTATTTTACCTAATAAAGTTCCAGCGGACAG GTTTGAGGCTCACATGGAAGTTCATGTCGGATCAATTGACGAGGAAGAGGACGAGCAGGGAATTGCACATATGATCGAGCATGTTGCATTTCTTGGGAGTAAAAAGCGTGAGAAACTCTTGGGGACAGGTGCAAGGTCTAATGCATATACAGACTTCCACCATACAGTCTTCCATATCCATTCTCCAACTAAAACAAAG GAATATGGTGAATCCTTACTCCCTTCTGTGTTGGATGCTTTGAATGAG ATAGCTTTTCATCCTAAGTTCTCATCGTCTCGCGTTGAGAAAGAGAGAAGAGCAATTCTTTCAGAGCTCCAGATGATGAACACAATCGAATACCGTGTTGATTGCCAG TTGTTGCAATATTTACACTCCGAAAACAAATTGAGCAACAGATTTCCTATTGGACTTGAGGAGCAAATACTTAAATGGGATCCTGATAAGATCCGCAGATTCCATGAGCGATGGTATTACCCTGCCAATGCCACTTTATACCTGGTAGGAGAAATTGATGATATTCCCAGAGCAGTGCGGGAGATAGAG GCTGTGTTCGAACATACACTTTCAGGAAACGAAGCAGCCCCTATGTCGTCTGGAAGTCCGTTTGGTGCTATGGCAAGCCTCTTTGCACCAAAGCTACCAGGTGGCTTGGCCGCAAGCCTAACTGGTGAAAGATCACCTGCCACAGATAAACTAAAACCTATAAAAAGGGAAAGACAGGCAGTCAGACCTCCTGTAGAGCATAAATGGTCTCTTCCTGAGGTTGATCAGGCTGCCAAGCCTCCAGTGATTTTTCAACATGAGTTGGTTCAGAGCTTCTCTATTAACATGTTCTGCAAG ATACCCGTCAACCAAGTTCGTACATACAAAGACCTGCGCAGTGTACTGATGAAACGGATATTTTTATCTGCTCTGCACTTCCGAATAAATACACGATACAAG AGCTCAAATCCTCCCTTTACATCAGTTGAGTTGGATCACAGTGACTCAGGAAGGGAAGGATGCACTGTCACTACTCTAACAGTAACAGCTGAACCGCAAAATTGGAAGAGTGCCATCAAAGTTGCTGTTCATGAG GTTCGGAGACTCAAGGAGTTTGGTGTCACAATGGGAGAAATGACCCGTTATATGGATGCACTGATAAAAGATAGTGAGCAGCTGGCTATGATGATTGATAGTGTTCCCTCAGTTGATAACTTGGACTTCATTATGGAGAGTGATGCACTTGGCCATACAGTCATGGATCAGTTGCAGGGACATGATAGTTTGCTTGGGGTTGCCGAAACTGTCACACTTGAAGAG GTTAACACCGTTGGTGCAGAAGTACTTGAATTTATTTCGGACTTTGGGAAGCCCAGTGCACCACTTCCTGCTGCTATTGTGGCGTGTGTACCTAAAAAGGTCCATATCGATGGAGTAGGTGAAAGTAGTTTTGAGATATGCCCAGAAGAAATAACCGAGTCCATGAAGGCAGGTCTTGAAGAacccatttacccagagcctgag CTTGAGGTGCCAAAAGAGTTGATTACTCAATCAGAACTTGAAGACTTGAAAGTGCAACACCGACCATCATTTGTTCCTTTCAAAGAGGATGATGTGGTGAAAGTATTTGACAATGAAACCGGTATAACACAACGTCGCCTTTCTAATGGAATTTCCGTCAACTACAAG ATCACACAAAATGAGGCAAGGGTTGGTGTCATGCGGCTGATAGTAGGTGGCGGGAGAGCCACCGAAGATTCTGAATCGAAGGGATCTGTTATCGTTGGTGTTCGTACTTTGAGTGAAGGTGGCTGTGTTGGTAACTTTTCAAGGGAACAG GTTGAACTTTTCTGTGTGAATAATCTTATAAACTGCTCGCTGGAATCCAATGAGGAGTTCATATTTATGGAATTTAGGTTTGCTTTGAGAGATAATGGCATGCGTGCTGCTTTCCAGCTCCTCCATATGGTCCTTGAG CATAATGTGTGGCTAGAAGATGCATTTGATAGAGCTGCTCAACTATATTTGTCTTACTACCGGTCTATTCCCAAAAGTTTGGAACGTGCCACGGCTCACAAACTTATGGTAGCCATGTTGAACCATGATGAAAGGTTTGTAGAACCATCACCACATTCATTGGAGAAGTTGACTCTTCAATCAGTTAAAGAAGCTGTCATGAACCAGTTTGTGGGTAGCAACATGGAG GTCAGTGTAGTTGGTGATTTCACAGAAGAAGAGGTAGAATCTTGTGTTCTTGATTATCTTGGGACTGTAAGCGCTGCAAAATCTTCAAACAAAGAGGAACATATTGAGAAGATTTCCTTCCTGCCATCCCCATCGGATCTGCATTTCCAGCAA GTATACATAAAGGATACAGATGAGAGAGCTTGTGCATACATTGCAGGCCCGGCACCTAACCGATGGGGGTTTGCTACTGAAGGAAAAGATCTCTTCAATGACATTCGAAGTTCCAGCGCAGATG AAATCTCTGCACCGGCTAACTCGGGGAAGACACATATTAACGTTCGCAACCATCCTCTTTTCTTTGGCATCGCTTTGAGTTTGCTGGCTGAAATTATAAATTCCAG GCTATTTACAACAGTGCGAGATTCAATGGGATTAACCTACGATGTTTCTTTTGAATTAAATCTTTTTGACAAACTGGATCTTGGTTGGTATGTGATCGCGGTAACTTCAACTCCGAGCAAG GTCCATAAGGCTGTTGATGCGTGCAAAGGTGTTCTCAGAGGTTTACATCACAACAAAATTGTTGAAAGGGAGCTGGATCGG GCAAAGAGGACACTGCTGATGAAACATGAGGCAGAGACAAAAACAAATGCCTATTGGCTTGGTTTGCTAGCCCATCTGCAGTCTGCATCCGTGCCGAGAAAG
- the LOC119329193 gene encoding stromal processing peptidase, chloroplastic-like isoform X2 yields the protein MASFPSPSVVAAAAAAPPRLAPGLSLSAAAVHHSSHAFRPRASLALRPSATAAPANPLRCSHRRAVTPRSRRRTQGLGAASASAAGILGEERDGCLSCFPRSRRRGRPGLARFAPCALPHTSGLSLHSQWSGPKTRRSHILRAAGPDEPHVASPTWSETALDKPYDPTVTNGALEDVLDTPLPSHPKLIRGQLKNGLRYLILPNKVPADRFEAHMEVHVGSIDEEEDEQGIAHMIEHVAFLGSKKREKLLGTGARSNAYTDFHHTVFHIHSPTKTKEYGESLLPSVLDALNEIAFHPKFSSSRVEKERRAILSELQMMNTIEYRVDCQLLQYLHSENKLSNRFPIGLEEQILKWDPDKIRRFHERWYYPANATLYLVGEIDDIPRAVREIEAVFEHTLSGNEAAPMSSGSPFGAMASLFAPKLPGGLAASLTGERSPATDKLKPIKRERQAVRPPVEHKWSLPEVDQAAKPPVIFQHELVQSFSINMFCKIPVNQVRTYKDLRSVLMKRIFLSALHFRINTRYKSSNPPFTSVELDHSDSGREGCTVTTLTVTAEPQNWKSAIKVAVHEVRRLKEFGVTMGEMTRYMDALIKDSEQLAMMIDSVPSVDNLDFIMESDALGHTVMDQLQGHDSLLGVAETVTLEEVNTVGAEVLEFISDFGKPSAPLPAAIVACVPKKVHIDGVGESSFEICPEEITESMKAGLEEPIYPEPELEVPKELITQSELEDLKVQHRPSFVPFKEDDVVKVFDNETGITQRRLSNGISVNYKITQNEARVGVMRLIVGGGRATEDSESKGSVIVGVRTLSEGGCVGNFSREQVELFCVNNLINCSLESNEEFIFMEFRFALRDNGMRAAFQLLHMVLEHNVWLEDAFDRAAQLYLSYYRSIPKSLERATAHKLMVAMLNHDERFVEPSPHSLEKLTLQSVKEAVMNQFVGSNMEVSVVGDFTEEEVESCVLDYLGTVSAAKSSNKEEHIEKISFLPSPSDLHFQQVYIKDTDERACAYIAGPAPNRWGFATEGKDLFNDIRSSSADAEISAPANSGKTHINVRNHPLFFGIALSLLAEIINSRLFTTVRDSMGLTYDVSFELNLFDKLDLGWYVIAVTSTPSKVHKAVDACKGVLRGLHHNKIVERELDRAKRTLLMKHEAETKTNAYWLGLLAHLQSASVPRKDISCIKELTTLYESATIEDLYLAYEHLKVDDSSLFACIRIAGAESGEEVNDDEPELGLPGMVPMGGRGLSTMTRPTT from the exons ATGGCCTCCTTCCCCTCCCCCTCCGTCGTCGCCGCGGCAGCGGCCGCGCCCCCGCGCCTCGCCCCGGgcctctccctctccgccgccgcggTGCACCACTCCTCCCACGCCTTCCGCCCGCGCGCCTCCCTCGCCCTGCGCCcctccgccaccgccgcgccgGCCAACCCCCTCCGCTGCTCGCACCGCCGCGCCGTCACGCCCAG GTCGAGGAGGCGGACGCAAGGGCTCGGCGCGGCGTCAGCGTCGGCCGCTGGGATTCTCGGCGAGGAGAGGGACGGGTGCCTCTCGTGCTTCCCGAGGAGCCGGAGGCGGGGGCGGCCGGGGCTCGCCAGGTTCGCGCCCTGCGCGCTCCCGCACACCTCGGGCTTATCGCTGCACAGCCAGTGGAGCGGGCCTAAG ACCAGGCGTAGTCATATATTACGTGCTGCTGGACCTGACGAACCACATGTTGCAAGTCCAACATGGTCTGAGACGGCTCTTGATAAACCTTATGATCCCACGGTTACGAACGGGGCGCTTGAAGATGTCCTGGACACTCCTCTTCCGTCCCATCCAAAGCTAATACGTGGTCAATTGAAGAATGGCCTCAGATATCTTATTTTACCTAATAAAGTTCCAGCGGACAG GTTTGAGGCTCACATGGAAGTTCATGTCGGATCAATTGACGAGGAAGAGGACGAGCAGGGAATTGCACATATGATCGAGCATGTTGCATTTCTTGGGAGTAAAAAGCGTGAGAAACTCTTGGGGACAGGTGCAAGGTCTAATGCATATACAGACTTCCACCATACAGTCTTCCATATCCATTCTCCAACTAAAACAAAG GAATATGGTGAATCCTTACTCCCTTCTGTGTTGGATGCTTTGAATGAG ATAGCTTTTCATCCTAAGTTCTCATCGTCTCGCGTTGAGAAAGAGAGAAGAGCAATTCTTTCAGAGCTCCAGATGATGAACACAATCGAATACCGTGTTGATTGCCAG TTGTTGCAATATTTACACTCCGAAAACAAATTGAGCAACAGATTTCCTATTGGACTTGAGGAGCAAATACTTAAATGGGATCCTGATAAGATCCGCAGATTCCATGAGCGATGGTATTACCCTGCCAATGCCACTTTATACCTGGTAGGAGAAATTGATGATATTCCCAGAGCAGTGCGGGAGATAGAG GCTGTGTTCGAACATACACTTTCAGGAAACGAAGCAGCCCCTATGTCGTCTGGAAGTCCGTTTGGTGCTATGGCAAGCCTCTTTGCACCAAAGCTACCAGGTGGCTTGGCCGCAAGCCTAACTGGTGAAAGATCACCTGCCACAGATAAACTAAAACCTATAAAAAGGGAAAGACAGGCAGTCAGACCTCCTGTAGAGCATAAATGGTCTCTTCCTGAGGTTGATCAGGCTGCCAAGCCTCCAGTGATTTTTCAACATGAGTTGGTTCAGAGCTTCTCTATTAACATGTTCTGCAAG ATACCCGTCAACCAAGTTCGTACATACAAAGACCTGCGCAGTGTACTGATGAAACGGATATTTTTATCTGCTCTGCACTTCCGAATAAATACACGATACAAG AGCTCAAATCCTCCCTTTACATCAGTTGAGTTGGATCACAGTGACTCAGGAAGGGAAGGATGCACTGTCACTACTCTAACAGTAACAGCTGAACCGCAAAATTGGAAGAGTGCCATCAAAGTTGCTGTTCATGAG GTTCGGAGACTCAAGGAGTTTGGTGTCACAATGGGAGAAATGACCCGTTATATGGATGCACTGATAAAAGATAGTGAGCAGCTGGCTATGATGATTGATAGTGTTCCCTCAGTTGATAACTTGGACTTCATTATGGAGAGTGATGCACTTGGCCATACAGTCATGGATCAGTTGCAGGGACATGATAGTTTGCTTGGGGTTGCCGAAACTGTCACACTTGAAGAG GTTAACACCGTTGGTGCAGAAGTACTTGAATTTATTTCGGACTTTGGGAAGCCCAGTGCACCACTTCCTGCTGCTATTGTGGCGTGTGTACCTAAAAAGGTCCATATCGATGGAGTAGGTGAAAGTAGTTTTGAGATATGCCCAGAAGAAATAACCGAGTCCATGAAGGCAGGTCTTGAAGAacccatttacccagagcctgag CTTGAGGTGCCAAAAGAGTTGATTACTCAATCAGAACTTGAAGACTTGAAAGTGCAACACCGACCATCATTTGTTCCTTTCAAAGAGGATGATGTGGTGAAAGTATTTGACAATGAAACCGGTATAACACAACGTCGCCTTTCTAATGGAATTTCCGTCAACTACAAG ATCACACAAAATGAGGCAAGGGTTGGTGTCATGCGGCTGATAGTAGGTGGCGGGAGAGCCACCGAAGATTCTGAATCGAAGGGATCTGTTATCGTTGGTGTTCGTACTTTGAGTGAAGGTGGCTGTGTTGGTAACTTTTCAAGGGAACAG GTTGAACTTTTCTGTGTGAATAATCTTATAAACTGCTCGCTGGAATCCAATGAGGAGTTCATATTTATGGAATTTAGGTTTGCTTTGAGAGATAATGGCATGCGTGCTGCTTTCCAGCTCCTCCATATGGTCCTTGAG CATAATGTGTGGCTAGAAGATGCATTTGATAGAGCTGCTCAACTATATTTGTCTTACTACCGGTCTATTCCCAAAAGTTTGGAACGTGCCACGGCTCACAAACTTATGGTAGCCATGTTGAACCATGATGAAAGGTTTGTAGAACCATCACCACATTCATTGGAGAAGTTGACTCTTCAATCAGTTAAAGAAGCTGTCATGAACCAGTTTGTGGGTAGCAACATGGAG GTCAGTGTAGTTGGTGATTTCACAGAAGAAGAGGTAGAATCTTGTGTTCTTGATTATCTTGGGACTGTAAGCGCTGCAAAATCTTCAAACAAAGAGGAACATATTGAGAAGATTTCCTTCCTGCCATCCCCATCGGATCTGCATTTCCAGCAA GTATACATAAAGGATACAGATGAGAGAGCTTGTGCATACATTGCAGGCCCGGCACCTAACCGATGGGGGTTTGCTACTGAAGGAAAAGATCTCTTCAATGACATTCGAAGTTCCAGCGCAGATG CAGAAATCTCTGCACCGGCTAACTCGGGGAAGACACATATTAACGTTCGCAACCATCCTCTTTTCTTTGGCATCGCTTTGAGTTTGCTGGCTGAAATTATAAATTCCAG GCTATTTACAACAGTGCGAGATTCAATGGGATTAACCTACGATGTTTCTTTTGAATTAAATCTTTTTGACAAACTGGATCTTGGTTGGTATGTGATCGCGGTAACTTCAACTCCGAGCAAG GTCCATAAGGCTGTTGATGCGTGCAAAGGTGTTCTCAGAGGTTTACATCACAACAAAATTGTTGAAAGGGAGCTGGATCGG GCAAAGAGGACACTGCTGATGAAACATGAGGCAGAGACAAAAACAAATGCCTATTGGCTTGGTTTGCTAGCCCATCTGCAGTCTGCATCCGTGCCGAGAAAG